A part of Chroicocephalus ridibundus chromosome 5, bChrRid1.1, whole genome shotgun sequence genomic DNA contains:
- the PRIMPOL gene encoding DNA-directed primase/polymerase protein isoform X4, which translates to MHCYEVIPEKDACKLYFDLEFYKPANPAADGESMVAKLIELVSQKLKELYDVNCSAKDVLNLDSSTDEKFSRHLIFLPQKTVFKDNIHVGNFVRTILQPAIRLMKSKAAVVIPGGGAGCVFQCSAAVVGLDDPLTNLTAIEDASEGWPAIAHETKDMETSHQGENSAFSFLIVNGKDGDKQLFVDLGVYTKNRNFRMYKSSKAGKNVILKIAEDNQFVPNCEENVSLEEAYFLSSLICNIRVRDDTKVLSSGVPEEERRMSAFLNRKTTGSCRDSVEGYQDSPYPEIDHFVRSMVNKDGVQGGIRRWNYFSLEEILVYDISGYRWCENIGRAHKSNNIMILVDLKKEVWYQKCHDPVCREQNFKSQSFPLPPRLCLPFLFKEEEERTLTDERGKTEEKLEPHVNMLDLSESSVSLEKSLSQDFPWSDSEWDNTSDDACFLEATDDVELAEAASDSLNYAMEEIPDEVLLEALGQQDMWTKGGS; encoded by the exons ATGCATTGCTATGAAGTCATTCCTGAAAAAGATGCTTGCAAACTTTATTTTGATTTGGAGTTCTACAAACCAGCAAATCCTGCTGCTGATGGCGAGAGTATGGTTGCAAAGTTAATTGAG CTTGTCAgccaaaaattaaaagaactttATGATGTAAATTGTTCGGCCAAAGATGTCTTGAATTTAGATTCCAGTACTGATGAAAAATTTAGTCGACACTTAATATTTCTACCCCAAAAGACTGTATTTAAGGATAACATTCATGTTG gtaACTTTGTGAGAACCATTTTGCAGCCTGCCATAAGGTTAATGAAGAGCAAAGCTGCTGTTGTGATtccaggaggaggagcaggatgTGTTTTCCAGTGTTCTGCTGCAgtggttggattagatgatcctCTTACAAACCTCACAGCCATCGAAGATGCTTCCGAAGGCTGGCCAGCCATTGCTCATGAGACAAAGGATATGGAAACATCACACCAGGGagaaaattcagcattttcctttctcataGTAAATGGTAAAGATGGAGACAAGCAACTTTTTGTGGATCTAG GAGTTTAtacaaagaacagaaatttccGGATGTATAAATcatcaaaagcaggaaaaaatgtgatTCTGAAGATAGCAGAGGATAATCAGTTTGTCCCTAACTGTGAAGAGAATGTTTCCTTGGAAGAagcatattttctttcctctttgatcTGCAACATCAG aGTGAGGGACGACACAAAGGTTCTGTCATCTGGCGTtccagaggaggagagaagaatgtctgcttttttaaacaggaaaactACCGGAAGCTGTAGAG ATTCCGTGGAAGGTTACCAGGATTCACCATATCCAGAAATTGATCATTTTGTTCGCTCTATGGTTAATAAAGACGGGGTGCAAGGAG ggatACGGCGATGGAATTATTTCTCTCTGGAAGAAATACTTGTATATGATATTTCTGGTTACCGTTGGTGTGAAAATATTGGAAGAGCTCACAAAAGTAACAACATAAT GATTCTGGTGGACCTAAAGAAAGAAGTCTGGTATCAAAAGTGTCATGACCCAGTCTGCAGAGAACAAAACTTCAAATCGCAAA GTTTTCCATTACCACCTCGGCTctgtctcccttttcttttcaaagag GAAGAAGAGCGTACACTGACGGATGAAAgggggaagacagaagaaaaactagAACCACATGTTAACATGTTAGACTTGTCAGAAAGCTCAGTATCTCTAGAAAAAAGCTTGTCTCAAGACTTCCCGTGGTCAGACAGCGAGTGGGACAACACAAGCGACGATGCCTGTTTCCTAGAAGCTACTGACGACGTGGAACTTGCTGAAGCTGCAAGCGATAGTCTGAATTATGCCATGGAAGAAATTCCTGATGAAGTTCTTCTGGAAGCTTTAGGGCAGCAAGACATGTGGACTAAAGGCGGCAGCTGA